The following are from one region of the Flavimobilis soli genome:
- a CDS encoding glycogen/starch/alpha-glucan phosphorylase, with translation MTETTERSTSTPATVDSFKDEFLRQLRYEQGVELGTASRDDLFQALARTVRNYMVDNWLTTVETQKAAGSKVVAYLSAEYLMGPQLDNALLSTGLTDVADTALSSLGLSLDDIRATEVEPGLGNGGLGRLAACFIDSLATKNIPAIGYGIRYEYGIFRQTFVDGRQVEQPDSWLSNGTPWEIPHTDQAVEVAFGGHTEQAIDQTGRSVTRWVPGETVLAVPYNYMVPGYGTANVNTLRLWSAKATNAFNLHIFNSGDYESAVRAQTVAENISKVLYPEDSTPQGKELRLKQQYFFVAASIKDFLRTLPEGFDLKKLPERIVFQLNDTHPVIGVPELMRILVDERGLAWEDAWDITRRSFNYTCHTLLPEALEVWSVDLLGRLLPRHLEIIYRINEQFLAGIRATYPGDELRVRRMSIIQEQPERAVRMAFLATVGSTKVNGVAALHSDLLRDKVLDDFSAYWPDKFTNVTNGITPRRFVQLSNPSLANLIDDTIGTGWLNDLERLKELEPYAEDASFRKAFREVKQANKDRFVSLLAQRDGIELSSDALFDVMVKRLHEYKRQMLKLLHVVTIYDRVLKGEIKAADLTPRVVVFGAKAAPGYKMAKEIIFLINSVAKVVNNAPELEGRLRVAFPANYNVTLAEKLIPAADLSEQISLAGKEASGTGNMKFALNGALTIGTLDGANVEIHELVGGENFFLFGMTEPEVQSLSDAGYHPTSFYEGNASLRGAIDLISSGIFSGGDRTAFEFVISDLLYKDRFMVLADYQTYIEAQERVEVAYADQESWSRKAILNVARTGFFTSDRSIQDYLDRIWHAPAFPVTK, from the coding sequence GTGACTGAAACCACCGAGAGGTCCACCTCTACCCCCGCAACCGTTGATTCGTTCAAGGACGAGTTCCTCCGGCAGTTGCGCTACGAGCAGGGCGTCGAACTGGGCACCGCCAGCCGTGACGACCTGTTCCAGGCGCTCGCCAGGACCGTCCGCAACTACATGGTCGACAACTGGCTGACCACGGTCGAGACCCAGAAGGCCGCCGGCTCCAAGGTCGTCGCCTACCTGTCCGCCGAGTACCTCATGGGTCCGCAGCTGGACAACGCCCTCCTGTCGACCGGCCTGACCGACGTCGCGGACACCGCTCTCTCCTCGCTCGGCCTGTCGCTCGACGACATCCGTGCGACGGAGGTCGAGCCGGGTCTCGGCAACGGTGGTCTGGGCCGCCTCGCCGCGTGCTTCATCGACTCGCTCGCGACGAAGAACATCCCGGCCATCGGCTACGGCATCCGTTACGAGTACGGCATCTTCCGCCAGACGTTCGTCGACGGCCGCCAGGTCGAGCAGCCCGACTCGTGGCTCTCGAACGGCACGCCCTGGGAGATCCCGCACACCGACCAGGCCGTCGAGGTCGCCTTCGGCGGTCACACCGAGCAGGCGATCGACCAGACGGGCCGCTCCGTGACGCGCTGGGTGCCGGGCGAGACCGTTCTCGCGGTCCCCTACAACTACATGGTCCCGGGCTACGGCACGGCCAACGTCAACACGCTGCGCCTCTGGAGCGCGAAGGCGACCAACGCCTTCAACCTGCACATCTTCAACTCGGGCGACTACGAGTCCGCCGTCCGCGCCCAGACCGTCGCCGAGAACATCTCGAAGGTGCTCTACCCCGAGGACTCCACGCCTCAGGGCAAGGAGCTGCGCCTCAAGCAGCAGTACTTCTTCGTCGCCGCGTCCATCAAGGACTTCCTGCGCACGCTGCCCGAGGGCTTCGACCTCAAGAAGCTCCCCGAGCGCATCGTCTTCCAGCTCAACGACACGCACCCGGTCATCGGTGTGCCCGAGCTCATGCGCATCCTCGTCGATGAGCGTGGCCTGGCCTGGGAGGACGCGTGGGACATCACCCGCCGCTCCTTCAACTACACGTGCCACACGCTGCTCCCCGAGGCCCTCGAGGTCTGGTCGGTCGACCTTCTCGGCCGCCTGCTGCCGCGTCACCTCGAGATCATCTACCGGATCAACGAGCAGTTCCTCGCCGGCATCCGCGCCACGTACCCGGGTGACGAGCTCCGCGTGCGCCGCATGTCGATCATCCAGGAGCAGCCGGAGCGCGCTGTCCGCATGGCGTTCCTCGCCACGGTCGGTTCGACCAAGGTCAACGGTGTGGCCGCGCTCCACTCCGACCTGCTGCGCGACAAGGTCCTCGACGACTTCTCGGCCTACTGGCCCGACAAGTTCACGAACGTCACGAACGGCATCACGCCCCGACGCTTCGTCCAGCTGTCGAACCCGTCGCTCGCGAACCTGATCGACGACACGATCGGCACCGGCTGGCTCAACGACCTCGAGCGCCTCAAGGAGCTCGAGCCGTACGCCGAGGACGCGTCGTTCCGCAAGGCCTTCCGCGAGGTCAAGCAGGCCAACAAGGACCGCTTCGTCTCGCTGCTCGCGCAGCGCGACGGCATCGAGCTCTCCTCCGACGCGCTGTTCGACGTCATGGTCAAGCGTCTGCACGAGTACAAGCGCCAGATGCTCAAGCTCCTGCACGTCGTCACGATCTACGACCGCGTGCTCAAGGGCGAGATCAAGGCCGCCGACCTGACGCCGCGCGTCGTGGTCTTCGGCGCCAAGGCCGCCCCCGGGTACAAGATGGCGAAGGAGATCATCTTCCTCATCAACTCGGTCGCGAAGGTCGTCAACAACGCGCCTGAGCTCGAGGGCCGCCTGCGCGTCGCGTTCCCGGCGAACTACAACGTCACTCTGGCCGAGAAGCTGATCCCCGCGGCGGACCTGTCCGAGCAGATCTCGCTCGCCGGCAAGGAGGCGTCGGGCACGGGCAACATGAAGTTCGCCCTCAACGGCGCCCTGACGATCGGCACGCTCGACGGCGCGAACGTCGAGATCCACGAGCTCGTCGGCGGGGAGAACTTCTTCCTGTTCGGCATGACCGAGCCCGAGGTGCAGAGCCTGTCGGACGCGGGCTACCACCCGACGTCGTTCTACGAGGGCAACGCGTCGCTGCGCGGTGCGATCGACCTGATCTCGTCGGGCATCTTCTCGGGCGGCGACCGCACCGCGTTCGAGTTCGTCATCTCCGACCTGCTCTACAAGGACCGCTTCATGGTC
- a CDS encoding Dps family protein translates to MASSKGSAKKSTKSSGSAAGLPAYTVPSLTLDEGAKTAQILQTRLHALIDLALTLKHIHWNVIGPHFIAVHEMIDPQVDAVQAMVDETAERIATLGSVPLGTPGAIVASRTWDDYSIGRASTIAHLGALDEVYRGFITDHREAATATEELDDVTNDMLIGQLASLEQFHWFVRAHLESTSGELSTADARSEKSAARSAEADAKGRA, encoded by the coding sequence GTGGCATCCTCGAAGGGCAGCGCGAAGAAGAGCACGAAGAGCAGCGGTTCGGCCGCAGGCCTCCCCGCCTACACGGTCCCCTCGCTCACCCTCGACGAAGGCGCGAAGACCGCCCAGATCCTCCAGACCCGGTTGCACGCGCTGATCGACCTGGCGCTGACGCTCAAGCACATCCACTGGAACGTGATCGGCCCGCACTTCATCGCGGTCCACGAGATGATCGACCCGCAGGTCGACGCCGTGCAGGCGATGGTCGACGAGACGGCCGAGCGCATCGCGACCCTCGGCAGCGTGCCCCTCGGCACGCCGGGTGCGATCGTCGCCAGCCGCACGTGGGACGACTACTCGATCGGGCGTGCGAGCACGATCGCCCACCTGGGCGCGCTCGACGAGGTGTACCGCGGCTTCATCACGGACCACCGCGAGGCCGCGACGGCGACCGAGGAGCTCGACGACGTCACGAACGACATGCTGATCGGTCAGCTCGCGTCGCTCGAGCAGTTCCACTGGTTCGTGCGTGCGCACCTCGAGTCGACGTCGGGCGAGCTGTCGACGGCGGACGCCAGGAGCGAGAAGAGCGCGGCGCGCAGCGCCGAGGCCGACGCCAAGGGCCGCGCCTGA
- a CDS encoding DUF3866 family protein, whose protein sequence is MINWRDGVVVSLGREWHGALETTVRTPDGSELRALAYPALVGRPAEGDRVLLNTTALDRSLGTGGYALVTALPDALPQAPPQGPGHLVKARYTPLQTMVLGVDEQESEHHETLREADSLDGMPVVVADLHSALPAIVAGVRAQAPDARIAYVMTDGGALPAWFSRTVAQMRDEDLIASCLTVGQAFGGDLEAVTVHSGLLAAKHVVGADVAVVAQGPGNLGTGTRWGFSGVVAGEVVNAVATLGGAPVASLRVSASDARSRHVGVSHHSTTAYGRVALAAADVVVPEFDETIEVPATLGGPSGLNALVDEQVTPLAARHRLVRRAAGAPLLETLRRSPVRMSSMGRNLDADPTPFLAVAAAGEHAATLLRR, encoded by the coding sequence GTGATCAACTGGCGCGATGGGGTCGTGGTGTCGCTCGGACGCGAGTGGCACGGCGCTCTCGAGACGACCGTCCGCACGCCCGACGGCTCCGAGCTGCGCGCGCTCGCGTACCCGGCGCTCGTCGGCCGCCCTGCCGAGGGCGACCGTGTCCTGCTCAACACGACTGCCCTCGACCGCAGTCTCGGGACCGGCGGGTACGCGCTCGTGACGGCGCTCCCCGACGCCCTCCCCCAAGCGCCCCCGCAGGGGCCCGGGCACCTGGTCAAGGCGCGGTACACGCCGCTCCAGACGATGGTCCTCGGTGTCGACGAGCAGGAGTCGGAGCACCACGAGACGCTCCGCGAGGCCGACTCGCTCGACGGCATGCCCGTCGTCGTCGCCGACCTGCACTCGGCGCTGCCCGCGATCGTCGCGGGCGTCCGCGCGCAGGCGCCCGACGCGCGCATCGCCTATGTCATGACCGACGGCGGAGCGCTCCCCGCCTGGTTCTCCCGCACCGTCGCTCAGATGCGTGACGAGGACCTGATCGCCTCGTGCCTGACGGTCGGCCAGGCGTTCGGCGGCGACCTCGAGGCCGTCACGGTCCACTCGGGGCTGCTCGCGGCCAAGCACGTCGTCGGGGCCGACGTGGCCGTCGTCGCCCAAGGCCCCGGCAACCTCGGCACGGGCACCCGCTGGGGCTTCTCCGGCGTCGTCGCCGGCGAGGTCGTCAACGCGGTCGCGACGCTCGGCGGGGCGCCCGTCGCGTCGCTGCGCGTGTCAGCGAGCGACGCCCGCTCGCGCCACGTCGGGGTCTCGCACCACTCGACCACGGCCTACGGCCGCGTCGCGCTCGCGGCCGCCGACGTCGTCGTGCCCGAGTTCGACGAGACGATCGAGGTCCCCGCGACGCTCGGCGGCCCGAGCGGGCTCAACGCACTCGTCGACGAGCAGGTCACGCCGCTCGCCGCGCGCCACCGTCTCGTGCGCCGCGCCGCGGGCGCGCCGCTGCTCGAGACGCTGCGCCGCTCCCCCGTGCGCATGTCGTCGATGGGCCGCAACCTCGACGCGGACCCGACGCCGTTCCTCGCCGTCGCGGCGGCGGGCGAGCACGCGGCCACCCTGCTGCGCCGCTGA
- a CDS encoding helix-turn-helix transcriptional regulator, with protein MSETTPAAERLLNLVIALVNAGRRMTREQIRASVVGYAGTSDAAFERTFERDKDLLRELGVPVVTVEGAHASETGYRIDMDAYALEPLELSPAQLAVLGVAAELWQDRMLRDDTARALTKLRAAGGPALDAEGAAVAALAPRVREAGDAYGPLLDATTSRRAVTFDYRAASTGELTRRTVEPWRVVARGGGWYVIGRDRGRDAARAFRLSRIAGRVRAVGPEHAFAVPENLDVDELLGTSRAPVPAVVAVVPERAAALRAHARVVTPGEAAELGAPVRLPERLAGRELLALDADDPDTLAGEIVGYGDAVVVLAPPQVRAAVVAMLDAAADLPEKAHHATEDHHG; from the coding sequence GTGAGCGAGACGACCCCCGCGGCCGAGCGGCTGCTGAACCTGGTGATCGCGCTGGTGAACGCCGGCCGCAGGATGACGCGCGAGCAGATCCGGGCGTCGGTCGTCGGATACGCCGGCACGTCGGACGCAGCGTTCGAGCGCACCTTCGAGCGCGACAAGGACCTGCTGCGCGAGCTCGGCGTCCCTGTTGTCACGGTCGAGGGGGCGCACGCGTCCGAGACGGGCTACCGCATCGACATGGACGCGTACGCGCTCGAGCCGCTCGAGCTCTCGCCCGCGCAGCTCGCCGTCCTCGGCGTCGCGGCCGAGCTCTGGCAGGACCGCATGCTCCGCGACGACACTGCTCGCGCGCTGACCAAGCTGCGCGCGGCCGGCGGGCCGGCGCTCGACGCCGAGGGTGCTGCGGTCGCGGCCCTGGCCCCGCGCGTCCGCGAGGCGGGCGACGCCTACGGACCGCTGCTCGACGCGACGACGTCGCGCCGCGCGGTGACCTTCGACTACCGGGCGGCGAGCACCGGCGAGCTCACGCGGCGCACGGTCGAGCCGTGGCGCGTCGTCGCGCGCGGCGGAGGTTGGTACGTCATCGGCCGCGACCGGGGTCGCGACGCGGCACGCGCCTTCCGACTCAGCCGCATCGCGGGCCGCGTACGGGCCGTCGGCCCGGAGCACGCGTTCGCCGTCCCGGAGAACCTCGACGTCGACGAGCTGCTCGGCACGAGCCGTGCGCCCGTCCCGGCCGTGGTCGCCGTCGTGCCTGAGCGTGCCGCCGCGCTGCGGGCGCACGCCCGCGTCGTGACGCCCGGCGAGGCTGCCGAGCTCGGCGCGCCCGTCCGGCTGCCCGAGCGGCTCGCCGGCCGCGAGCTGCTCGCGCTCGACGCCGACGACCCCGACACTCTCGCAGGCGAGATCGTCGGCTACGGCGACGCCGTCGTCGTGCTCGCACCCCCGCAGGTGCGGGCGGCCGTCGTCGCGATGCTCGACGCCGCTGCCGACCTCCCCGAGAAGGCCCACCACGCGACGGAGGACCACCATGGCTGA
- a CDS encoding helix-turn-helix transcriptional regulator, with protein MAERTSERLVRLLGIITYLDAGGERPRVEIADLAAHFGVTVEQVVKDLDLLWVSGTPGHWTDDLIDFDLDYEAGTVALVQPQGMTTPLRLGTREAVALIAALRAMKETLDDTIDPRLGAEVEGTLAVLTAATGEAAAALDVRLAERGSPAVTAALGAALTSGRRLLIRYASVADVVTERVVDPIRLQVEDEHSYLVAWCTRAEDERSFRTDRILEATVLDEPAGRHEGVKGAAFRPEAVAGPTHHVRLVLASPARWIAEQIPVESVTDLDDGDFAVELVVAEPAWLRQLLLQNARHVRSIEPAWVADEVAAAARDALALYA; from the coding sequence ATGGCTGAGCGCACGAGCGAGCGGCTCGTCCGCCTCCTCGGGATCATCACGTACCTCGACGCCGGCGGGGAGCGGCCCCGCGTCGAGATCGCCGACCTCGCCGCGCACTTCGGGGTCACGGTCGAGCAGGTCGTCAAGGACCTCGACCTGCTGTGGGTGTCCGGTACGCCCGGACACTGGACCGACGACCTCATCGACTTCGACCTCGACTACGAGGCGGGCACGGTCGCGCTCGTCCAGCCGCAGGGGATGACGACGCCGCTGCGTCTCGGGACGCGCGAGGCGGTCGCGCTCATCGCCGCGCTGCGGGCGATGAAGGAGACGCTCGACGACACGATCGACCCGCGCCTCGGCGCGGAGGTCGAGGGGACGCTCGCCGTCCTCACGGCGGCCACGGGCGAGGCGGCTGCCGCGCTCGACGTCCGTCTCGCCGAGCGCGGCTCGCCCGCGGTGACAGCCGCGCTCGGGGCGGCCCTCACGTCGGGCCGCCGCCTGCTCATCCGCTACGCGAGCGTCGCCGACGTCGTCACGGAGCGCGTCGTCGACCCGATCCGGCTGCAGGTCGAGGACGAGCACTCCTACCTCGTCGCGTGGTGCACCCGGGCCGAGGACGAGCGGTCCTTCCGTACCGACCGCATCCTCGAGGCGACCGTGCTCGACGAGCCCGCCGGACGGCACGAGGGGGTCAAGGGTGCGGCGTTCCGCCCCGAGGCCGTCGCCGGGCCGACGCACCACGTGCGGCTCGTGCTCGCGAGCCCGGCCCGCTGGATCGCCGAACAGATCCCGGTCGAGTCCGTCACGGACCTGGACGACGGCGACTTCGCCGTCGAGCTCGTGGTCGCCGAGCCCGCGTGGCTGCGCCAGCTCCTCCTGCAGAACGCCCGGCACGTCCGCTCGATCGAGCCAGCGTGGGTCGCCGACGAGGTTGCGGCTGCAGCGCGAGACGCTCTCGCCCTGTACGCCTAG
- a CDS encoding twin-arginine translocase TatA/TatE family subunit, producing MGLRSHPWVIPVLILIIVMLFGSSKLPDLARNMGRALKIVKKEVKDLREDDSQTPTTTAPQAPAAQAPAAPPAAPPVAPQAPAAPPVAPQAPAAPPVAPQAPAAPPAAPQAPADATPAAPQQPADPARASDGDAGDSPTKD from the coding sequence ATGGGCCTTCGCTCGCACCCCTGGGTCATCCCGGTCCTCATCCTCATCATCGTGATGCTGTTCGGCTCCTCGAAGCTCCCGGACCTCGCCCGCAACATGGGTCGCGCCCTGAAGATCGTCAAGAAGGAGGTCAAGGACCTCCGCGAGGACGACTCCCAGACCCCGACGACGACGGCGCCCCAGGCCCCCGCGGCCCAGGCCCCCGCGGCGCCGCCTGCCGCGCCGCCTGTCGCTCCGCAGGCGCCCGCCGCGCCGCCTGTCGCTCCGCAGGCGCCCGCCGCGCCGCCTGTCGCTCCGCAGGCGCCCGCCGCGCCGCCTGCCGCCCCGCAGGCGCCCGCCGACGCCACGCCCGCCGCGCCGCAGCAGCCCGCCGATCCTGCGCGCGCCAGCGACGGTGATGCCGGGGACAGCCCCACGAAGGACTGA
- the tatC gene encoding twin-arginine translocase subunit TatC: MRTQRRARDGRMPLREHLVEARNRLFLAGIGILVGTVVGWFLYEPVFELLQQPILDVAAEKGRTVALNFAGVASAIDMQVKIAVWLGLIVSSPWWLYQVWAFVVPGLTRREKLYTLGFLGTAVPLFLAGACLAWWVLPRAVVLLVEFVPDQALNIQDAQAYLSFVAQIILAFGLVFLLPVFMVAFNMVGIVRARTYLRGWRWAVVLGCVFSAVMTPTPDVVTMLAMTLPIIVLYFAAVGVAALNDRRRDRRLAAQEQEDGL; the protein is encoded by the coding sequence GTGCGCACGCAGCGGCGTGCTCGTGACGGCCGGATGCCTCTGCGCGAGCACCTCGTCGAGGCGCGCAACCGCCTCTTCCTCGCCGGTATCGGCATCCTCGTCGGCACCGTCGTGGGCTGGTTCCTCTACGAGCCGGTCTTCGAGCTGCTCCAGCAGCCGATCCTCGACGTCGCCGCCGAGAAGGGCCGCACCGTCGCGCTCAACTTCGCCGGCGTCGCGAGCGCGATCGACATGCAGGTCAAGATCGCCGTCTGGCTCGGTCTGATCGTGTCGAGCCCCTGGTGGCTCTACCAGGTCTGGGCGTTCGTCGTCCCCGGTCTGACCCGCCGCGAGAAGCTCTACACCCTCGGCTTCCTCGGCACCGCGGTACCGCTCTTCCTCGCGGGTGCGTGCCTCGCCTGGTGGGTGCTGCCGCGCGCCGTCGTCCTCCTCGTCGAGTTCGTCCCCGACCAGGCGCTCAACATCCAGGACGCGCAGGCGTACCTGTCGTTCGTCGCGCAGATCATCCTTGCGTTCGGGCTCGTGTTCCTGCTGCCCGTGTTCATGGTCGCGTTCAACATGGTCGGCATCGTCCGCGCCCGCACCTACCTGCGGGGCTGGCGCTGGGCCGTCGTGCTCGGCTGCGTGTTCTCCGCCGTCATGACGCCCACGCCCGACGTCGTGACGATGCTCGCGATGACCCTGCCGATCATCGTGCTGTACTTCGCCGCGGTCGGTGTCGCGGCCCTCAACGACAGGCGCCGTGACCGGCGCCTTGCTGCACAGGAGCAGGAGGACGGCCTGTGA
- a CDS encoding diacylglycerol/lipid kinase family protein produces the protein MSRIGLVVNPTSGKGRGTTAGIRTRDRLTTAGHTVVDLSGSSLLDAMHHARQGVIDGLDALVVVGGDGMVHLGFNAVAATTVPLGIVAVGSGNDFARATGLPRHKVDAAVDVLLDALGNGRFRAVDAAHVNVPGHLDGRWYAGVLSAGLDAAVNERANRLSFPRGHLKYMRALVGELGAFKPFGYRVTMGERVWESAGTLVSVANSPAFGGGLRIAPEAEVDDGQLDVVLAGPFTRWGATRILPRVYGGSHVKHPSVDVVRATKVLVEPTDAGLAPPVAMADGESIGPLPLQVEVHARAVRLLV, from the coding sequence GTGAGCCGCATCGGACTCGTCGTCAACCCCACGTCCGGCAAGGGCAGGGGAACGACCGCCGGCATACGCACCCGCGACCGGCTGACCACCGCAGGGCACACGGTCGTCGACCTGTCCGGCTCGTCGCTGCTCGACGCGATGCACCACGCGCGTCAGGGGGTGATCGACGGGCTCGACGCGCTCGTCGTCGTCGGCGGCGACGGCATGGTGCACCTGGGCTTCAACGCCGTCGCCGCGACGACGGTGCCGCTCGGCATCGTCGCGGTCGGCTCGGGCAACGACTTCGCTCGGGCGACCGGTCTGCCGCGGCACAAGGTCGACGCCGCGGTCGACGTGCTGCTCGACGCGCTCGGCAACGGACGCTTCCGCGCCGTCGACGCGGCCCACGTCAACGTGCCCGGGCACCTCGACGGGCGCTGGTACGCCGGCGTGCTGTCCGCCGGCCTCGACGCGGCCGTGAACGAGCGTGCCAACCGGCTCTCCTTCCCGCGCGGCCACCTGAAGTACATGCGCGCGCTCGTCGGCGAGCTCGGCGCGTTCAAGCCGTTCGGCTACCGAGTGACGATGGGGGAGCGGGTCTGGGAGTCCGCCGGGACGCTCGTCTCGGTCGCGAACAGCCCCGCGTTCGGCGGTGGGCTGCGCATCGCGCCGGAGGCGGAGGTCGACGACGGCCAGCTCGACGTCGTGCTCGCCGGACCTTTCACGCGCTGGGGCGCGACCCGGATCCTGCCGCGGGTCTACGGCGGCAGCCACGTCAAGCACCCGAGCGTCGACGTCGTCCGCGCGACGAAGGTGCTCGTCGAGCCGACCGACGCGGGCCTCGCGCCGCCCGTCGCGATGGCCGACGGCGAGTCCATCGGCCCGCTGCCCCTCCAGGTCGAGGTGCACGCGCGGGCGGTCCGTCTGCTCGTCTGA